A segment of the Desulfuromonadaceae bacterium genome:
CGTTCCGTTGAATAAAGCGCTATTCAATAACAGGGGACAATGGAATTACAAGACTGGTATCTTATGGCTTTAATCTTTAACTTCCGGGAAGTTGTCCTTTGATTCCAGTCATATATAACGCTGTTATCTATTTTTCTATCAGGTAAACAGTCTGTTAAAAGTTCCGAGATTTTTACGTGAATCACGTGACAGTGGTTTTTCCGGTTAGCAAATCTCGTCTACTGCACGGGGGTCAAATCTTTACTTTTGACTTATCCGGCTGCTGCGGTTCTCTTATGCTGTAAATTATCTGACGGGAGCGGTTTATGATAGACATCTCGGCGGTGCCCGATGGCGATAACCAGCACAATAAGGGTGTTGTTCTCAATGCTGCATATTGCACGGAAATCGCTGGCTTGCGATCTGGGAATCTACAGGCCCACCCCCCTTTTGAAATCCTCCTCGGGGTGTTTACTAACGGCTGGCGTCGAGCGTGTGGACGTCATAACACGCAATTTGACGATCGGCAGTCATGACCGTCAGCCCCTCCGCTTTCGCCTGAGCGACCAGCATGCGGTCGAAGGGGTCGCGATGGAGTAGGGGGAGTCGCCCGGCCTGCTGCCCATGGTAGAGGCTGATCGGCAGTTTTTCGAACCCTTCCTGATCGACAATAGTGTCGAGGTCATCCGGGGCGGTGACTTTGCCAATCCCTTGCTTGATGGTGATTTCCCATGTGGTGACCGCACTGACGTAAACGCTGTTTGCGGCCGCGCCGATCAGGTTCCGTGCCTCGTTCCCCAAGCGAGGATCGTCGGCCAGCCACCAGAGGAGGACGTGGGTATCGATGAGGATGCGTTTCATTCGTCCCCCTCGAAAGCCCTGATGATCTCTTCCGGGGTTACGTCAAAATCCGGGGCGATAACAATTTGTCCTTTGCAGCGTCCGGGCGTTCTCGGTGCCCGCTTGGGGCGGTAAGGGCGCAGTTCCAAGTAGGGCTTGCCAGCCTTGGCGATGATGATCTCCTCGCCCTGCCACGCCTTCTCTCCCAATGCCGACAGCTGACTTTTGGCTTCGTGCATGTTGACTTTCATGGCCTCACCTTTTCTTAGATTAGCTAAGTCTAGCCATGTTGCTTTTGTTTGTCAATTTGATTGGCTGGCACGTAAACTGGAGACACTACTTGGGGCACGATGAACTTCAAACTTCGGGGACACTATTCGCCCATTCTTGAACCGCCTGCTGGTCGACGGTATGACCGGTGTCGACATCAGACAGGGCTTCCAAGGTCAGGCGGTTTCTCTCTTCTTCTTGTTCCGTCCAGGCGGTCAAGGCCTGTTTTATGACCCAGCCACGTGAGCGATCCAGGTTGGTTGCCATCTGGTCAACTTTGTTGGCGAGAGGCAATGGAACATGAGCGGTGATGACTTTCGTTTCCATTAGGTGACCTCCTGACTGAATTTAACCATAGTGATTAAGTGTGATGTCGTCAAGGCTCGTAAAAGAGAGGCC
Coding sequences within it:
- a CDS encoding type II toxin-antitoxin system VapC family toxin, encoding MKRILIDTHVLLWWLADDPRLGNEARNLIGAAANSVYVSAVTTWEITIKQGIGKVTAPDDLDTIVDQEGFEKLPISLYHGQQAGRLPLLHRDPFDRMLVAQAKAEGLTVMTADRQIACYDVHTLDASR
- a CDS encoding type II toxin-antitoxin system prevent-host-death family antitoxin, whose translation is MKVNMHEAKSQLSALGEKAWQGEEIIIAKAGKPYLELRPYRPKRAPRTPGRCKGQIVIAPDFDVTPEEIIRAFEGDE
- a CDS encoding ribbon-helix-helix domain-containing protein — translated: METKVITAHVPLPLANKVDQMATNLDRSRGWVIKQALTAWTEQEEERNRLTLEALSDVDTGHTVDQQAVQEWANSVPEV